The Micromonospora sp. Llam0 genome contains a region encoding:
- a CDS encoding DUF6284 family protein: MSSREALDVGPTPDELAAIEREWPLIEAELALLDAEITALYVADGGPSQLDRRRVRRAGQRVMREAAALGDVQAVTVLRVRKAVA; the protein is encoded by the coding sequence TTGAGCAGCAGGGAAGCCCTGGACGTCGGTCCTACCCCCGACGAGTTGGCCGCGATCGAACGTGAGTGGCCGTTGATTGAGGCCGAGTTGGCGTTGCTGGACGCCGAGATCACCGCCCTGTACGTCGCCGATGGCGGGCCGTCGCAGCTTGACCGCCGCCGGGTGCGGCGTGCTGGGCAGCGGGTGATGCGGGAAGCCGCCGCCCTGGGCGACGTCCAGGCCGTGACGGTCCTGCGGGTGCGGAAGGCGGTGGCCTGA
- a CDS encoding GntR family transcriptional regulator, with product MATKYDRIAADLRRKIQQGELPPGAQMPVETVLLREYRVSLATLRRALDQLAAEGLIHKQHGRGTFVRTPRQRLRRTSTRHQWEKDRARLPIGERFGTGSAERDTGLQMGDFDFSAEYFPDAVADEDLAEAFGIPVGTRLLERTYRTVLKAEESPLGLGRSFLIYDMIAVNPELLDASSEPWPGGTQNQLYTIGIELDRIEERVISRPPSLEEAESLRIDPGVAVFALRKVSIDTTGRVVEVADSIFGGDRTELHYVIQLERWK from the coding sequence ATGGCAACCAAGTACGACCGGATCGCCGCTGACCTGCGGCGCAAGATCCAACAGGGCGAGCTGCCACCGGGCGCGCAGATGCCGGTGGAAACCGTCCTCCTGAGGGAGTACAGGGTGAGCCTCGCCACGCTGAGGCGAGCACTTGACCAACTTGCCGCTGAGGGCTTGATCCACAAGCAGCACGGCAGGGGCACGTTCGTGCGTACCCCTCGCCAGCGGCTCCGGCGGACGTCCACCCGTCACCAGTGGGAGAAGGACCGGGCGCGGTTGCCGATCGGAGAGCGGTTCGGCACGGGATCGGCAGAAAGGGACACCGGGCTTCAGATGGGCGATTTCGACTTCAGCGCCGAGTACTTCCCGGATGCCGTAGCTGATGAGGACTTGGCAGAGGCTTTCGGCATCCCGGTAGGAACGCGCCTGCTCGAAAGGACATACAGGACCGTCTTGAAGGCAGAGGAATCCCCGCTCGGGCTAGGGCGATCATTTCTGATCTACGACATGATCGCCGTAAACCCCGAGCTTCTCGACGCGTCAAGCGAGCCGTGGCCAGGTGGCACGCAAAACCAGCTTTACACGATCGGCATCGAGTTGGACCGGATCGAGGAGAGAGTGATATCCCGACCGCCGTCACTCGAAGAAGCCGAGAGCCTGAGGATCGATCCAGGCGTTGCGGTATTCGCCCTGCGCAAGGTCTCGATTGACACGACCGGGCGGGTCGTCGAGGTAGCCGACTCCATCTTCGGCGGAGACAGAACCGAACTGCACTACGTGATCCAACTCGAAAGGTGGAAGTGA